The Achromobacter deleyi region CGCGCGCCAGGTCATCGGCCTGCGCGTGCAGGGTCGCCGCCGAGGCGGCGAACTCTTCCACCAGCGCGGCGTTCTGCTGCGTCACGCTGTCCAGATGCGTCACCGCCTGGTTGATCTGCTCGATGCCCACGCTTTGCTCGTTGGACGCCGTGGCGATCTCGCCCATCAGCGGCGCGCTGGTGGCGGCGGATTCCAGCACACTGCTCATCGTGGCGCTGGCCTGCTCCACTCGCTGGCTGCCGCGCGCCACGGAATCGGACGAGGCCTCGATCAGCGTCTTGATCTCTTTGGCCGCGGTGGCCGAGCGCTGAGCCAGCGCGCGCACTTCGCCCGCCACCACCGCGAATCCCCGCCCCTGCTCGCCGGCGCGCGCCGCTTCCACGGCGGCATTGAGCGCCAGGATGTTGGTCTGGAACGCGATTTCATCGATCAGGCGGATGATCTCGTCGATACGTTGCGAACTGTGCGAAATCTCGCGCATGGCATCGATGGCATGCTGCGTTTCATCGCTGCCCTGCCGCGCAAGCTTGGCCGCCTCGCCCGCCAGTGCGCTGACCTCGCGCACATGGTCGGCGCTCTGCTTCGCGGTGGCGGTGATTTCCTCCACGCTCGCGGCCGTCTGCTCCAGCGCCGCAGCCTGCTTTTCGGTACGGTCGGACAAGTCCATGCTGCCCGCGGCGATCTGGCGGGACGCGGCCGCGATGGATCCGGTGGAATGCACGATGCTGCGCACCGCCACGTCCAGCCGCTCCTGCATCCGCGCCATCGCGTCGAACAGCCGGCCGATCTCGCCCCGGTGATGGCGCGAGACGATGCTGGACAGGTCGCCATTGGCCACGCGCTCGCAGACGACCACCGCCTCGTCCAGCGGGTTGATGATGTGCGTGCGGAAAAAGCGCAGCGCCGCCGCCAGCACCAGGATCAGCAGGCCCAGCGTCACGCCGCCCTGGCGCCACAAGGTGCCGCGAAATGCTGCGTCGACATCGTCCACGTACAAGCCGGTGAACATCAGCCAGCCCCATTCCGGGTCGTAGGCCGCGTAGCTGATCTTGGGCAGCGCCTCTTCGGCGCCCGGCCGGGGAAACAGGTACTGCACATAGCCGCCGCCCGCCTTGCCCTGCGCGTAGAGGTTTTCAAAGATGGGCTGTCCTTCGCT contains the following coding sequences:
- a CDS encoding methyl-accepting chemotaxis protein, which encodes MSNSSLRRELLWFVFAIATAVLALGVWDAWQRRAEMVAERKTELRHVLDLAESILRNGKKSAQEGMPLAQAKREVARRLAELRYGADGYVGAFGDDYSLLVHPDARLVGTNVRAIKDSEGQPIFENLYAQGKAGGGYVQYLFPRPGAEEALPKISYAAYDPEWGWLMFTGLYVDDVDAAFRGTLWRQGGVTLGLLILVLAAALRFFRTHIINPLDEAVVVCERVANGDLSSIVSRHHRGEIGRLFDAMARMQERLDVAVRSIVHSTGSIAAASRQIAAGSMDLSDRTEKQAAALEQTAASVEEITATAKQSADHVREVSALAGEAAKLARQGSDETQHAIDAMREISHSSQRIDEIIRLIDEIAFQTNILALNAAVEAARAGEQGRGFAVVAGEVRALAQRSATAAKEIKTLIEASSDSVARGSQRVEQASATMSSVLESAATSAPLMGEIATASNEQSVGIEQINQAVTHLDSVTQQNAALVEEFAASAATLHAQADDLARAVSVFRLSAAA